One genomic segment of Gemmatimonadaceae bacterium includes these proteins:
- a CDS encoding glycosyltransferase, translating into MTEGRPATARRILLIGSDNPWRMESAVERAFQRAGHTTLLIDDRRTKRVVGRRLTQRLALRHAKRFKPDFVFLSKCLALDPETVGAIINGVQNVMWYHDPQWYRDLDRMDVAHIATIGRLATTFFVTGFDDEWRANGLPALYLPAAGDSRIGAEPMDRRFASDVAFIGTGYDPERGRLLLAVARKHDVRVWGLGWDAWKEPLRWEGRPVEGRDFARVCSSASIMLGINPARAAGGTTYTSDRTWMVMLAGAFYLGQKTPGVAAMLKDGEHCAWYDGDESCIEKCTWYLAHPDERIRIRTEGEQFVRAHHTYDQRIANLLENRAFVNPLAAR; encoded by the coding sequence GTGACAGAGGGACGCCCTGCGACAGCAAGGCGGATACTCCTCATCGGCAGCGACAATCCATGGCGCATGGAAAGTGCGGTCGAACGTGCATTTCAACGCGCCGGTCACACCACACTTCTGATCGACGACAGGCGCACGAAACGCGTCGTCGGCCGCCGCCTTACGCAGCGATTGGCGCTCAGACATGCGAAACGCTTTAAACCGGATTTCGTTTTCCTCTCCAAGTGTCTTGCTCTGGATCCGGAAACGGTCGGAGCGATAATCAACGGCGTGCAGAACGTGATGTGGTACCACGATCCGCAGTGGTACCGCGATCTGGACCGAATGGACGTCGCGCACATCGCCACCATTGGCCGCCTGGCGACAACTTTTTTTGTCACTGGATTTGACGATGAGTGGCGGGCAAACGGTCTGCCGGCACTCTACCTTCCGGCGGCGGGGGACAGTCGCATCGGCGCCGAACCAATGGATCGCAGGTTTGCGTCGGACGTTGCTTTTATCGGCACCGGATATGATCCCGAACGTGGACGGTTGCTGCTCGCCGTCGCGCGCAAGCACGACGTTCGCGTGTGGGGTCTGGGCTGGGATGCATGGAAGGAGCCGCTCCGGTGGGAAGGACGCCCCGTAGAGGGTCGGGATTTTGCGCGCGTCTGCTCGAGCGCATCGATCATGCTCGGTATCAACCCCGCCCGTGCCGCGGGTGGAACAACGTACACTTCGGATCGTACGTGGATGGTAATGCTTGCCGGGGCATTTTATCTGGGACAGAAGACGCCTGGCGTGGCCGCCATGCTGAAGGATGGTGAGCACTGCGCGTGGTATGACGGTGACGAGTCGTGCATCGAGAAATGCACATGGTATCTCGCGCATCCGGACGAGCGGATTCGAATCAGGACCGAAGGCGAGCAGTTTGTCAGGGCCCATCACACATATGATCAGCGAATCGCGAATCTGCTGGAGAATCGCGCGTTCGTGAATCCGCTGGCGGCTCGTTGA
- a CDS encoding glycosyltransferase: MRILFMHCAREWSGTARAFAIAARGLAARGYNVTFLAEPDSVVEQSASRIASVASRLGGDDPVALKDVAPFDVVQFSCDGLWLGAAFRLRRTFRRWDTDVVFVHTEREHLIAATACWLGRSGTIVRRTPASCPLMMRGEGKLGSWLRKTTYLFSSEGDARLASLPRRAAKPTIALLGVDVSRYPNRTTSPAPSIGEPAGLRYIICVYDPTSRGRAATAIRTVSMLSPRHPYLRLIIFGAGSDSEDLRMQAAALGVMDLVSFLGERDDHLTLMRDAELGWVVAEADTAAYGILDLMALGIPVIAAEGGIADTYVANLISGALVPPEDAATTAATVVTLLTSDDQRLGMGAAARARVGREFPETAMIDGFESAISSASGRSRKKG; this comes from the coding sequence GTGCGCATTCTCTTCATGCATTGTGCCCGGGAATGGTCAGGCACGGCCCGCGCGTTCGCGATCGCGGCGCGCGGACTAGCCGCGCGCGGTTACAACGTGACTTTCCTCGCTGAGCCCGACAGCGTCGTCGAGCAATCAGCATCGCGCATTGCATCGGTTGCATCACGCCTCGGCGGCGATGACCCGGTGGCGCTCAAGGATGTCGCTCCATTCGACGTCGTGCAATTTTCCTGCGACGGGTTGTGGCTTGGCGCGGCGTTTCGGCTGCGTCGTACGTTCAGACGGTGGGACACCGATGTGGTGTTCGTGCACACTGAACGGGAGCACTTGATAGCGGCAACGGCGTGCTGGCTGGGCCGCAGCGGTACAATCGTCCGGCGCACCCCGGCAAGCTGCCCTCTGATGATGCGCGGTGAGGGAAAGCTCGGGTCATGGCTCAGGAAAACCACGTACCTCTTCTCGAGCGAAGGTGACGCGCGTCTCGCCTCATTGCCACGTCGGGCAGCCAAGCCAACTATCGCCCTCCTTGGCGTCGACGTATCACGCTATCCGAACCGTACGACTTCGCCGGCGCCATCGATTGGTGAACCCGCCGGACTGCGTTACATCATCTGTGTCTATGACCCGACTTCCCGCGGCAGGGCAGCCACGGCAATCCGCACAGTGTCGATGCTTTCCCCCCGGCATCCGTATCTGCGACTGATAATCTTTGGAGCGGGCTCGGATAGCGAAGATCTCCGGATGCAGGCGGCCGCTCTTGGAGTGATGGACCTTGTGAGTTTTCTCGGTGAGCGCGACGACCATCTGACGCTCATGCGCGACGCTGAGCTCGGGTGGGTTGTCGCTGAAGCGGACACGGCAGCCTACGGTATACTCGACCTGATGGCGCTTGGTATACCCGTCATCGCCGCCGAGGGTGGGATTGCCGACACTTACGTGGCCAATCTGATCAGCGGCGCGCTCGTGCCGCCGGAGGATGCGGCAACCACGGCGGCCACCGTCGTGACGCTCCTCACCAGCGACGATCAACGCCTGGGAATGGGAGCGGCGGCGCGAGCCCGGGTGGGGCGCGAGTTTCCCGAAACGGCAATGATCGACGGGTTCGAGAGCGCCATCAGTTCTGCGAGCGGGCGCTCTCGGAAAAAGGGGTGA
- a CDS encoding ABC transporter transmembrane domain-containing protein, with amino-acid sequence MSLYGRLLPFVRPHGWRMAGAIAGNIGAAVLDAFSLALLIPFLNTLFDQPPIGVGGGGLSALLRSTVGVLLDPADRMGSLRNVILIVLGVVLLKNLLVWVSGQLGASLQEFVTRDLRNALYRHIAHLPLSYFQRTKTGQILSRVITDTAETRLVLTQLVTSSLQNGALVLSYVVFLFLISWRMTLMALIVVPLLGAVLQPILRKLRKGNRRRGNQHGEMTSVVQETVSGIRLVKSSGAERHEQQRFSEASNRYAASTVRLTRLSFLASPVTEIVGTTIAVLVLWYGARQVLVERSMSGGDLIAFLLYALRLLQPLKQLSQMPTTAQSSLAAAERLFEILDSPSEEQTDTGTRNTASFEREIRFDDVTFAYDDKPVLSGISFTAGKGDIIALVGPSGAGKSTLVDLLPRFYEVTSGRILIDGVDVRDIRLPALRSLTGIVSQDTVLFNDTVRGNIAYGASATYAADQIEAAARAANAHEFIVGLPDGYDTLLGERGTRLSGGQRQRLAIARALLSDPPILILDEATSALDTESERLVQEALDRLLRGRTVLVIAHRLSTIVHAGQILVLERGEIVERGTHAELLAAPGAYHRLYSMQFGTTARVNDSMISSVV; translated from the coding sequence GTGTCGCTTTACGGGCGGCTGCTGCCATTCGTCCGTCCTCACGGGTGGCGGATGGCCGGCGCGATCGCCGGCAACATCGGCGCTGCGGTGCTCGACGCATTCTCGCTCGCGCTGCTGATCCCGTTCCTCAACACGCTGTTCGATCAGCCGCCAATCGGCGTGGGTGGCGGCGGACTTTCTGCCCTGCTCCGATCCACAGTCGGCGTTCTGCTCGACCCGGCAGATCGTATGGGATCCCTTAGAAATGTGATCCTGATCGTGCTGGGCGTGGTGCTCCTCAAGAATCTTCTCGTCTGGGTGAGCGGCCAGCTTGGAGCAAGCCTTCAGGAATTCGTGACGCGGGATCTTCGCAATGCGCTTTACCGTCATATCGCGCATTTGCCGCTGAGTTACTTCCAGCGCACGAAAACGGGGCAGATCCTCTCCCGCGTCATTACCGATACGGCCGAGACGCGGCTGGTTCTCACGCAGCTGGTAACGTCATCGCTTCAGAATGGCGCACTTGTTCTGAGCTACGTCGTCTTCCTCTTCCTCATATCGTGGCGGATGACACTGATGGCGCTCATCGTGGTGCCACTCCTGGGAGCCGTTCTCCAGCCAATCCTCCGAAAACTGCGAAAGGGCAACCGGCGTCGCGGCAATCAGCACGGTGAGATGACGAGCGTCGTGCAGGAAACGGTAAGCGGCATCCGCCTCGTGAAGTCGTCGGGCGCAGAGAGGCATGAGCAGCAAAGGTTCAGCGAGGCAAGCAACCGTTACGCGGCAAGTACTGTGCGGCTTACCCGGCTGTCGTTTCTCGCATCGCCGGTGACCGAAATCGTGGGGACGACGATCGCGGTACTTGTCCTCTGGTACGGCGCGCGGCAGGTACTCGTGGAGCGGTCGATGTCGGGGGGTGACCTCATCGCGTTTCTGCTTTACGCGCTTCGCCTGTTGCAGCCGCTGAAACAGCTGTCGCAGATGCCCACCACTGCACAATCGTCGCTCGCCGCCGCGGAGCGGCTGTTCGAGATACTCGACTCTCCATCGGAGGAGCAGACCGATACCGGCACGCGCAATACGGCATCGTTCGAGCGTGAAATCAGATTCGACGACGTCACGTTTGCCTACGATGACAAGCCAGTGTTGTCCGGCATCAGTTTCACCGCCGGAAAAGGCGATATCATAGCGCTCGTTGGGCCCAGTGGAGCGGGCAAGTCAACACTTGTTGATCTCCTGCCGCGTTTTTATGAAGTGACATCCGGCCGAATTCTCATCGACGGGGTCGACGTGCGGGACATACGCCTTCCCGCGCTCCGTTCACTTACGGGAATTGTCAGCCAGGACACTGTTCTGTTCAACGACACTGTGCGTGGCAATATTGCCTACGGGGCCAGCGCGACTTATGCAGCGGATCAGATCGAAGCCGCGGCACGCGCGGCGAACGCGCACGAGTTCATTGTCGGCCTTCCGGACGGTTACGACACGCTGCTGGGCGAGAGAGGCACCCGGCTTTCCGGCGGCCAGCGGCAGCGTCTGGCGATTGCGCGGGCCTTGCTCAGTGATCCGCCAATCCTCATTCTGGACGAGGCAACATCGGCTCTCGATACTGAATCCGAGCGCCTGGTTCAGGAAGCACTGGATAGATTGTTGCGCGGGAGGACGGTGCTTGTAATCGCGCACCGGCTCTCAACGATCGTGCACGCGGGCCAGATTCTGGTTCTTGAACGCGGTGAGATCGTCGAGCGCGGCACACACGCAGAGCTTCTTGCGGCGCCGGGCGCATATCATCGTCTCTATTCGATGCAGTTCGGGACTACAGCCAGGGTGAATGACTCCATGATTTCGTCGGTGGTATAA
- a CDS encoding response regulator, whose translation MAQVPKSILWVDDEGELLESHRIFLRSKGYEVEWASNADDAVEMLRRRSFDIMLLDEQMPGKRGLEAYRDFREIAPNLPVVMVTKSEEDTTLKEAIGANIRDYLVKPINPRQVLSIVTQILEGPRIRQQAIARRFVERFRAIELERDKNLDWRGWIDRFDELMRWDVDLASAGETGLYDSLRGLYPAMHREFAVYMKTEYPAWLKNLEGDRPPLSIDVVSEFLLPILQRDRAAVFVVVDCLRLDQWRVLEPLLAPFFDVETTHYFAVLPTATPYSRNSLFSGLFPGEIAARLPDWWGNADREDESLNAHERELLVAHLADITGGPTPVRYQKISTAANSDELERHLGTAIGNEGVSAFVFNFVDLLTHGRSESQILYEVARDEIALRQITRQWFQRSALFSVLKEASRRKISVLLTTDHGSIHCNSPATVFAKRDATANLRYKFGEDLRAERPDQALLFTCEDDLRLPRRGAGGNTLLATNDCFFVYPTKLREYQSRYRGSFLHGGVSPEEVILPLALLTPRT comes from the coding sequence ATGGCACAAGTCCCCAAATCCATTCTATGGGTTGACGACGAAGGCGAGCTCCTCGAGTCTCACCGCATCTTTCTTCGGTCCAAGGGCTATGAAGTCGAATGGGCCAGCAACGCCGACGATGCCGTCGAGATGCTGCGCCGGCGCTCGTTCGACATCATGCTTCTCGACGAGCAGATGCCCGGCAAGCGCGGCCTCGAGGCATACCGGGATTTCCGCGAGATCGCGCCGAATCTGCCGGTAGTGATGGTCACCAAGAGCGAAGAGGACACGACGCTCAAGGAGGCAATCGGCGCCAATATTCGCGATTATCTGGTGAAGCCGATCAATCCGCGCCAGGTGCTGAGCATCGTGACGCAGATTCTTGAAGGTCCGCGAATCAGGCAGCAGGCAATTGCGCGTCGCTTTGTCGAGAGATTCCGCGCCATCGAGCTGGAGCGCGACAAAAACCTCGACTGGCGGGGGTGGATCGATCGCTTCGACGAGTTGATGCGGTGGGATGTAGACCTTGCCTCGGCGGGCGAGACTGGCCTGTATGATTCGCTGCGCGGTTTGTATCCGGCCATGCATCGCGAATTCGCGGTGTACATGAAGACAGAGTACCCGGCGTGGCTCAAGAATCTCGAAGGCGACCGGCCCCCGCTCTCGATCGATGTGGTGAGTGAGTTCCTCCTCCCGATTCTTCAACGCGACCGGGCAGCCGTCTTCGTGGTTGTTGACTGCCTGCGGCTCGATCAGTGGCGGGTGCTCGAGCCTCTTCTCGCGCCCTTTTTCGATGTGGAAACGACGCATTATTTCGCGGTGCTGCCGACGGCGACGCCCTATTCGCGGAACTCGTTGTTCAGCGGGCTTTTTCCGGGGGAAATCGCCGCCCGGCTTCCGGACTGGTGGGGCAACGCCGACCGTGAAGACGAATCGCTGAACGCGCACGAGCGCGAATTGCTCGTAGCTCACCTCGCAGATATCACCGGCGGCCCCACTCCCGTTCGCTATCAGAAAATCTCCACCGCCGCCAACTCGGACGAGCTCGAGCGCCACCTCGGCACTGCTATCGGCAATGAAGGAGTAAGCGCTTTCGTCTTCAATTTTGTCGATCTGCTCACTCACGGGCGGAGTGAATCCCAGATCCTCTATGAAGTGGCGCGTGATGAGATCGCCCTCCGTCAGATCACCAGGCAGTGGTTTCAGAGATCTGCTCTTTTCAGCGTTCTCAAGGAAGCGTCGCGTCGCAAAATTTCCGTGTTGCTCACCACCGACCACGGATCGATTCACTGCAACTCCCCGGCGACGGTTTTTGCGAAGCGGGACGCGACCGCGAATCTGCGTTACAAGTTCGGGGAAGATCTGCGGGCGGAAAGGCCGGATCAGGCGCTGCTGTTCACCTGCGAGGACGACTTGCGACTTCCGCGTCGTGGGGCCGGTGGCAATACGCTCCTCGCTACCAACGACTGCTTTTTCGTCTATCCGACCAAGCTGCGCGAGTACCAGAGCCGCTATCGGGGGTCGTTCCTCCATGGCGGAGTGTCACCCGAGGAAGTGATTCTCCCGCTCGCGCTGCTGACTCCCCGGACTTAG